The Corylus avellana chromosome ca8, CavTom2PMs-1.0 genome has a segment encoding these proteins:
- the LOC132191136 gene encoding uncharacterized protein LOC132191136 isoform X1, which translates to MENRVENSDDGAAIPKKSRSLDLNSLYQYRLTKEGQNKNLKRKNSSSEDGDERRNKKKKSRKEVSLSTFKDVNDRSVKSVDDVYSSRLSSSSHDTKESKSGLSQKLNSYTASLSINDNAFRIPKRKRGFVGRKKIEGGQVLKPVGKSSSKVALVDQIAKLSPDDSGTQVESSKVRRKQGFDESKENRNSESNLAGNLKEEGPAGHLVVNNGNSSLKRSQRNRRKRKDLASGSKSVVKEAVSLVDNSSRISDDSREDDEENLEENAARMLSSRFDPSCTGFSSNGKASALQSANGLSFWLSSGQDFVGRGSKSLSGSESASVDAALRVLRPRIQHKEKGHSRKRRHFYEIVFRDLDPYWVLNRRIKVFWPLDQSWYYGVVNEYDKEGKLHHVKYDDRDEEWINLQNERFKLLLLPGEVPGKAGRKKSAMRNKSVDEGKRSLKINKKKEKRDFTAEDDSCLGSYMDSEPIISWLARSTRRIKSSPSCATKKQKTSGASLQSLSAGLSDEVVNLHGCLDKGLSRKSKLSSKSELPDRLTDSGRLERSATGTTCPEESKLPIVYFRRRFRKTGPELSHISRNNPVCRSAPGSVASCRIVDEIGDFEEHDVSLGRLDSDLPLWSTDNVGSLDFSLSLIKSGQIRFELNLPVRLVLNDSFGAENFWLFRAIFLLQHGMVMIMWPKVQLEMLFIDNVVGLRFLLFEGCFKQAVAFVFLVLRVFYRPKEQGTYVDSQLPVTSIRFKFSCVQDLRKQLVFAFYNFSELKNSKWVYLDCKLKRHCLLTRQLPLSECTYDNIHAFQNGRNQLPITSACGRPSSVKALLKSSRQGISVMGLARDCTYVNVSQPSSNSNEMHKKLTPFALCFAAAPTFFLSLHLKLLMEYSVAHISFRDHDSVENLGNSARFMVDDCSSVEDCTKDVVGNNLKSLSKEIAFDGWLSCAKSEDRDLIKSSLKYKDVDLSVAGTSAVLQDSEKVGTDATVQVQKWQSHHSEAEQCALLRRPSVDRDKADTSSHSFLNGLSIEIPAFNKFEKPEDGGELHSAQHSEDGELHSAQHSTDVSWNMSGGIIPSPNPTAPRSTWHRNKNNLSSFGYLSHGWLDGKADIFQNGFGNGPKKPRTQVSYSLPLGGFDVNSKHRSHHQKALFQKRIRRANEKRSSDVSRGSQKNLELLSCDANVLITLGDKGWRECGAQVVLEIFDHNEWKLAVKVSGITKYSYKAHQFLQPGSTNRYTHAMLWKGGKDWTLEFPDRSQWALFKEMHEECYNRNIRAASIKNIPIPGVRLIEENDDSGTEIAFVRSSKYLRQVETDIEIALDPSRVLYDMDSDDEQWISDNPNSSEVDNCSLGKIADEMFERTMDMFEKSAYAQECDQFTSDEIEDLMDGVGPLGVIKTIYEYWRQKRQKRGTALVRHLQPPLWETYQQEVKEWELAMTKINANLPMGCQEKAAPIEKPPMFAFCMKPRGLEVPNKGSKQRSQRKFGVSGQSNAIGGDQDGFLAFGRRLNGFAFADDKVLYPGHSYESLDDSSPLPQASPRIFSPRDAGSRGILSMSTDGFDRNHIPKLQRNKSKKFGAFVSPNDQQMVISYNQKMMDKRNGHHRWNLGQSEWPRRQHYHLDGSQRHVLDQLDGSDLDEFRLRDASGAAQHAINMAKLKREKAQRLLYRADLAIHKAVVALMTAEAMKASSEDLTGDG; encoded by the exons ATGGAAAATAGAGTAGAAAACTCTGATGATGGCGCTGCAATTCCCAAAAAATCTAGATCGTTGGATCTTAATAGTTTGTATCAATATAGGCTAACGAAAGAGGGTCAGAATAAGAATTTGAAGAGGAAGAATAGTAGTTCCGAGGACGGTGATGAAAGgaggaacaagaagaagaagagtaggAAAGAGGTGTCTCTGAGTACTTTCAAAGACGTTAATGATAGAAGTGTAAAGAGTGTGGATGACGTGTATAGCAGTCGGTTGAGTTCTAGTTCCCACGATACAAAGGAATCAAAGTCGGGTTTGAGTCAGAAATTGAACAGCTATACTGCCTCTCTCAGTATAAATGATAATGCCTTTCGGATCCCGAAGCGTAAGCGGGGTTTTGTGGGGcggaaaaaaattgaaggtggTCAAGTGTTGAAGCCGGTGGGCAAGTCTAGTAGTAAAGTGGCTCTTGTTGATCAGATAGCCAAGTTAAGTCCTGATGATTCTGGCACCCAGGTTGAGTCTTCTAAAGTTAGACGAAAGCAAGGTTTTGATGAATCTAAGGAAAATAGAAATAGTGAGTCAAATTTGGCTGGGAACTTGAAAGAAGAAGGACCTGCTGGCCATTTGGTTGTAAACAATGGTAATTCGTCTTTGAAGAGGTCACAAAGAAATCGTAGAAAAAGGAAAGATTTGGCATCGGGTAGTAAAAGTGTAGTGAAGGAGGCTGTGTCTTTGGTTGATAATTCTTCTAGGATATCTGATGATTCACgagaagatgatgaagagaATCTTGAAGAGAATGCAGCGAGGATGCTATCATCTCGGTTTGATCCAAGCTGTACTGGGTTTTCTTCAAATGGCAAGGCTTCTGCATTGCAATCTGCAAATGGGTTGTCTTTTTGGTTATCTTCAGGTCAGGATTTTGTTGGTCGTGGGTCTAAGTCTTTATCTGGGTCAGAATCTGCATCAGTTGATGCTGCTCTGAGAGTACTGAGACCAAGGATTCAGCACAAAGAGAAGGGACACTCAAGAAAAAGGCGCCACTTTTATGAAATCGTCTTTAGGGACTTGGATCCTTATTGGGTATTGAACCGACGAATCAAGGTCTTTTGGCCTTTGGACCAGAGTTGGTATTATGGTGTTGTGAACGAGTATGACAAAGAAGGGAAGCTTCATCATGTCAAATATGATGATCGTGATGAAGAATGGATTAACCTCCAAAATGAGAGGTTCAAACTTTTGCTGCTCCCTGGTGAAGTTCCTGGTAAGGCAGGGAGGAAAAAATCAGCTATGAGAAATAAAAGTGTTGATGAGGGAAAAAGAAGCTTGAAgatcaacaaaaaaaaggaaaagagagactTTACTGCCGAGGATGATAGTTGTTTAGGCAGCTATATGGACTCAGAACCCATCATCTCATGGTTGGCTCGATCTACTCGTCGCATCAAATCATCTCCTTCATGTGCTACAAAGAAACAGAAGACGTCTGGTGCATCTTTGCAGTCTTTGTCAGCAGGTTTGTCTGATGAAGTTGTCAATCTACATGGTTGTTTGGACAAGGGTTTGTCGAGAAAAAGTAAGTTATCTAGCAAGTCTGAATTGCCAGACAGATTAACTGACAGTGGAAGGCTAGAGAGGTCTGCCACTGGCACTACCTGCCCTGAAGAGAGCAAACTGCCTATTGTTTATTTTAGGCGGCGGTTCCGCAAGACAGGCCCAGAATTGTCTCATATATCCAGGAACAATCCTGTCTGTAGAAGTGCACCTGGTTCTGTTGCTTCTTGCCGTATTGTTGATGAAATTGGGGATTTTGAAGAGCATGATGTTTCACTTGGAAGGTTGGACTCTGATTTGCCTTTGTGGTCAACTGACAATGTAGGGTCGTtagatttttctctttcattgaTAAAATCAGGGCAAATCAGGTTTGAGTTGAACTTACCAGTGCGGTTGGTCCTGAATGACTCATTTGGAGCGGAGAACTTTTGGTTATTCAGAGCTATATTTCTGCTTCAGCATGGTATGGTGATGATCATGTGGCCAAAGGTTCAATTGGAGATGCTTTTCATTGATAATGTAGTTGGATTGAGATTTCTCTTGTTTGAAGGTTGCTTCAAGCAGGCTGTAGCCTTTGTTTTCCTGGTCCTGAGAGTATTTTATCGGCCTAAGGAACAGGGGACATATGTAGATTCACAATTGCCAGTAACTTCAATTAGGTTCAAATTCTCATGTGTTCAAGATCTTAGGAAGCAGCTTGTGTTTGCATTCTACAACTTCTCTGAATTGAAGAATTCGAAGTGGGTGTACCTAGATTGTAAACTTAAGAGGCATTGTTTGCTTACCAGGCAACTACCTCTGTCAGAATGCACTTATGATAATATTCATGCATTTCAAAACGGAAGAAATCAGTTACCTATCACTTCTGCTTGTGGGCGGCCCTCCTCTGTCAAG GCATTATTGAAGAGTTCTAGGCAGGGCATAAGTGTCATGGGTCTTGCCAGAGATTGCACCTATGTGAATGTGAGTCAGCCATCATCTAATTCCAATGAGATGCACAAGAAACTTACTCCATTTGCTCTTTGTTTCGCTGCTGCACCTACTTTCTTTCTTAGTTTGCATCTGAAGCTGCTTATGGAATATAGTGTGGCTCATATCAGTTTCCGGGACCATGATTCAGTAGAGAATTTAGGGAACTCTGCGAGATTCATGGTGGATGACTGTTCTAGTGTGGAGGACTGCACTAAGGATGTTGTCGGGAATAATTTGAAGTCCTTGTCTAAGGAAATTGCTTTTGATGGCTGGCTTTCTTGTGCTAAATCAGAGGACAGAGATTTGATAAAGTCCTCCTTGAAGTACAAAGATGTTGATCTTAGTGTTGCTGGAACTTCTGCGGTTTTGCAGGATTCTGAAAAGGTTGGGACTGATGCTACCGTCCAGGTGCAGAAGTGGCAAAGCCACCATTCAGAGGCTGAACAATGTGCTTTGTTGCGAAGACCGTCAGTTGACAGAGATAAGGCTGATACCAGTTCCCATTCTTTTCTGAATGGTCTCAGTATTGAAATTCCAGCatttaataaatttgagaagCCCGAAGATGGGGGGGAGTTGCACAGTGCTCAACATTCTGAGGATGGGGAGTTACACAGTGCTCAACATTCTACGGATGTGTCTTGGAATATGAGTGGTGGCATCATCCCCAGCCCCAACCCCACTGCTCCCAGGAGTACATGGCAtcgaaataaaaataatttgtcaTCATTTGGATACCTCTCTCATGGTTGGTTAGATGGGAAGGCTGACATCTTCCAAAATGGTTTTGGCAATGGGCCCAAAAAGCCACGAACTCAGGTTTCATACTCGTTGCCACTCGGAGGTTTTGATGTTAACTCAAAGCATAGAAGTCATCACCAGAAAGCACTTTTTCAGAAACGTATTAGGAGGGCTAATGAGAAGAGATCATCAGATGTTTCTAGAGGCTCTCAAAAAAACTTGGAGTTGTTATCTTGTGATGCAAATGTGTTGATCACACTTGGTGACAAAGGGTGGAGAGAATGTGGGGCACAAGTTGTATTAGAGATTTTTGATCATAATGAGTGGAAGCTTGCTGTAAAAGTTTCAGGAATTACAAAGTATTCATACAAGGCACATCAGTTTTTGCAGCCTGGTTCAACAAACCGTTACACTCATGCCATGCTGTGGAAAGGAGGTAAAGATTGGACCTTGGAGTTTCCAGATAGGAGTCAGTGGGCTCTTTTCAAGGAGATGCATGAAGAATGTTATAATCGGAATATTCGTGCTGCTTCCATTAAAAACATTCCCATTCCTGGGGTTCGCTTGATAGAGGAAAATGATGATAGTGGAACAGAAATAGCATTTGTTCGCAGTTCTAAGTACTTGCGGCAGGTTGAAACAGATATTGAGATAGCTTTGGATCCATCGCGTGTATTATATGACATGGACAGTGATGACGAGCAGTGGATTTCGGACAATCCAAATTCCTCTGAAGTTGACAACTGCAGCTTGGGAAAGATTGCTGATGAGATGTTTGAAAGGACAATGGACATGTTTGAGAAGTCTGCATATGCTCAAGAGTGTGATCAGTTTACATCTGATGAAATAGAGGACCTCATGGATGGAGTTGGGCCCCTGGGTGTAATTAAAACCATTTACGAGTATTGGCGGCAAAAAAGGCAAAAGAGGGGTACGGCTCTAGTCCGACATCTTCAG cCACCACTTTGGGAAACGTATCAACAAGAAGTGAAGGAATGGGAGCTAGCTATGACCAAAATCAATGCCAACCTCCCAATGGGATGTCAGGAGAAGGCTGCACCAATTGAAAAGCCACCCATGTTTGCCTTCTGTATGAAACCACGGGGATTGGAAGTTCCCAACAAGGGGTCAAAACAAAGGTCGCAGAGGAAATTTGGAGTTTCTGGGCAAAGCAATGCCATTGGCGGAGATCAGGATGGTTTTCTTGCTTTTG GAAGAAGATTGAATGGGTTTGCTTTTGCGGATGACAAAGTTTTATACCCGGGCCACAGCTATGAATCTTTAGATGATTCTTCCCCTTTGCCTCAGGCATCACCAAGGATATTTTCGCCACGGGATGCAGGCAGCAGAGGAATTTTGTCTATGAGCACTGATGGGTTTGATAGGAATCATATCCCAAAACTTCAGAGAAATAAGTCAAAGAAATTTGGGGCATTTGTATCTCCTAATGACCAGCAGATGGTGATTTCATACAATCAGAAAATGATGGACAAGAGAAATGGGCACCATCGATGGAATTTAGGACAATCTGAGTGGCCAAGACGGCAGCATTATCACTTAGATGGGTCTCAGAGGCACGTCCTCGACCAGTTGGATGGTTCTGATCTTGACGAGTTCAGGTTGCGTGACGCATCTGGTGCTGCGCAGCATGCTATTAACATGGCTAAGCTGAAGAGAGAGAAGGCTCAGAGGTTGCTTTACAGAGCGGATCTAGCCATTCACAAGGCTGTGGTTGCTCTTATGACTGCTGAAGCTATGAAAGCTTCTTCAGAGGATTTAACTGGTGATGGGTAG
- the LOC132189961 gene encoding putative F-box protein At1g65770, giving the protein MGERVKWSDLPTELLTMIGRSLDTRIDVLRFRSICSSWRSSIPPFSANPPRFPLQFPDPNTATLTEPPRWPPRLAFLFQTTLYYIQTLNPSTSSSTLSNKGWLMKVDESNSGKLRFVNPVLDSRTRYTITRPKTLNLLNFRVVEFGKAYTLQFQLPRKRRYVPFPCVKKLVVFPNSAWTNVDECSILMIFVDGKLGFAKRGDKKWTLVGESSSYDDIIVYKGQFYAVDRVGIVWWIECSSLKLVQFSPLCGLGSQKHLVVSCGALYVVDKYNDIDDDRKVVGFKVYKLDEELGQWVLVKSLGDQVFVLGADCSFSVSARGCSGYTGDCILFIDHRDETLVFNLKDHSILKHHSIHDHFGLFWPPDHTGLPQADGWVFDCEYTW; this is encoded by the coding sequence ATGGGAGAAAGAGTGAAGTGGTCGGATCTTCCGACGGAACTATTGACGATGATCGGGAGGAGCCTCGACACCCGCATCGATGTTCTCCGATTTCGCAGCATCTGTAGCTCGTGGCGTTCCTCTATCCCTCCCTTTTCCGCCAACCCTCCTCGCTTTCCTCTCCAATTCCCCGACCCCAACACTGCAACCTTGACTGAGCCTCCGCGATGGCCACCACGACTAGCTTTTCTCTTCCAAACTACTCTCTATTACATTCAAACGCTCAAtccttcaacttcttcttctactttgtCTAACAAGGGCTGGTTGATGAAGGTTGACGAGTCAAATTCGGGCAAGCTGCGTTTTGTAAACCCAGTACTCGACAGCCGCACAAGGTACACCATTACTAGACCCAAGACCTTGAATTTATTGAACTTTCGTGTCGTTGAATTTGGTAAAGCCTATACGCTTCAATTCCAACTTCCCCGTAAAAGACGATATGTCCCTTTTCCTTGTGTGAAAAAATTGGTGGTGTTTCCGAATTCAGCATGGACAAATGTAGACGAGTGTTCAATTCTCATGATCTTTGTTGACGGAAAATTGGGTTTTGCAAAACGTGGGGATAAAAAGTGGACCCTTGTAGGTGAAAGCTCTAGTTATGATGATATTATTGTTTACAAAGGCCAATTCTATGCCGTTGATAGGGTGGGAATAGTTTGGTGGATCGAATGTTCATCCTTGAAATTGGTACAGTTTTCGCCTCTGTGTGGGCTGGGTAGCCAGAAGCATTTGGTGGTGTCGTGTGGAGCTCTATATGTTGTTGATAAATACAATGACATTGATGATGATAGAAAGGTAGTTGGCTTTAAAGTGTATAAGCTGGATGAAGAATTGGGTCAATGGGTTTTGGTGAAAAGCTTGGGCGACCAAGTGTTTGTTTTGGGTGCCGATTGTTCTTTCTCTGTTTCGGCTCGAGGATGTTCTGGATATACAGGGGATTGCATTCTCTTTATTGATCATCGAGATGAAACACTAGTGTTCAATCTAAAGGATCACAGCATTCTAAAGCATCACAGCATTCATGATCATTTTGGACTTTTCTGGCCTCCCGATCATACTGGCCTCCCCCAAGCTGATGGATGGGTGTTTGATTGTGAGTATACATGGTAG
- the LOC132191136 gene encoding uncharacterized protein LOC132191136 isoform X2: protein MENRVENSDDGAAIPKKSRSLDLNSLYQYRLTKEGQNKNLKRKNSSSEDGDERRNKKKKSRKEVSLSTFKDVNDRSVKSVDDVYSSRLSSSSHDTKESKSGLSQKLNSYTASLSINDNAFRIPKRKRGFVGRKKIEGGQVLKPVGKSSSKVALVDQIAKLSPDDSGTQVESSKVRRKQGFDESKENRNSESNLAGNLKEEGPAGHLVVNNGNSSLKRSQRNRRKRKDLASGSKSVVKEAVSLVDNSSRISDDSREDDEENLEENAARMLSSRFDPSCTGFSSNGKASALQSANGLSFWLSSGQDFVGRGSKSLSGSESASVDAALRVLRPRIQHKEKGHSRKRRHFYEIVFRDLDPYWVLNRRIKVFWPLDQSWYYGVVNEYDKEGKLHHVKYDDRDEEWINLQNERFKLLLLPGEVPGKAGRKKSAMRNKSVDEGKRSLKINKKKEKRDFTAEDDSCLGSYMDSEPIISWLARSTRRIKSSPSCATKKQKTSGASLQSLSAGLSDEVVNLHGCLDKGLSRKSKLSSKSELPDRLTDSGRLERSATGTTCPEESKLPIVYFRRRFRKTGPELSHISRNNPVCRSAPGSVASCRIVDEIGDFEEHDVSLGRLDSDLPLWSTDNVGSLDFSLSLIKSGQIRFELNLPVRLVLNDSFGAENFWLFRAIFLLQHGMVMIMWPKVQLEMLFIDNVVGLRFLLFEGCFKQAVAFVFLVLRVFYRPKEQGTYVDSQLPVTSIRFKFSCVQDLRKQLVFAFYNFSELKNSKWVYLDCKLKRHCLLTRQLPLSECTYDNIHAFQNGRNQLPITSACGRPSSVKALLKSSRQGISVMGLARDCTYVNVSQPSSNSNEMHKKLTPFALCFAAAPTFFLSLHLKLLMEYSVAHISFRDHDSVENLGNSARFMVDDCSSVEDCTKDVVGNNLKSLSKEIAFDGWLSCAKSEDRDLIKSSLKYKDVDLSVAGTSAVLQDSEKVGTDATVQVQKWQSHHSEAEQCALLRRPSVDRDKADTSSHSFLNGLSIEIPAFNKFEKPEDGGELHSAQHSEDGELHSAQHSTDVSWNMSGGIIPSPNPTAPRSTWHRNKNNLSSFGYLSHGWLDGKADIFQNGFGNGPKKPRTQVSYSLPLGGFDVNSKHRSHHQKALFQKRIRRANEKRSSDVSRGSQKNLELLSCDANVLITLGDKGWRECGAQVVLEIFDHNEWKLAVKVSGITKYSYKAHQFLQPGSTNRYTHAMLWKGGKDWTLEFPDRSQWALFKEMHEECYNRNIRAASIKNIPIPGVRLIEENDDSGTEIAFVRSSKYLRQVETDIEIALDPSRVLYDMDSDDEQWISDNPNSSEVDNCSLGKIADEMFERTMDMFEKSAYAQECDQFTSDEIEDLMDGVGPLGVIKTIYEYWRQKRQKRGTALVRHLQPPLWETYQQEVKEWELAMTKINANLPMGCQEKAAPIEKPPMFAFCMKPRGLEVPNKGSKQRSQRKFGVSGQSNAIGGDQDGFLAFED, encoded by the exons ATGGAAAATAGAGTAGAAAACTCTGATGATGGCGCTGCAATTCCCAAAAAATCTAGATCGTTGGATCTTAATAGTTTGTATCAATATAGGCTAACGAAAGAGGGTCAGAATAAGAATTTGAAGAGGAAGAATAGTAGTTCCGAGGACGGTGATGAAAGgaggaacaagaagaagaagagtaggAAAGAGGTGTCTCTGAGTACTTTCAAAGACGTTAATGATAGAAGTGTAAAGAGTGTGGATGACGTGTATAGCAGTCGGTTGAGTTCTAGTTCCCACGATACAAAGGAATCAAAGTCGGGTTTGAGTCAGAAATTGAACAGCTATACTGCCTCTCTCAGTATAAATGATAATGCCTTTCGGATCCCGAAGCGTAAGCGGGGTTTTGTGGGGcggaaaaaaattgaaggtggTCAAGTGTTGAAGCCGGTGGGCAAGTCTAGTAGTAAAGTGGCTCTTGTTGATCAGATAGCCAAGTTAAGTCCTGATGATTCTGGCACCCAGGTTGAGTCTTCTAAAGTTAGACGAAAGCAAGGTTTTGATGAATCTAAGGAAAATAGAAATAGTGAGTCAAATTTGGCTGGGAACTTGAAAGAAGAAGGACCTGCTGGCCATTTGGTTGTAAACAATGGTAATTCGTCTTTGAAGAGGTCACAAAGAAATCGTAGAAAAAGGAAAGATTTGGCATCGGGTAGTAAAAGTGTAGTGAAGGAGGCTGTGTCTTTGGTTGATAATTCTTCTAGGATATCTGATGATTCACgagaagatgatgaagagaATCTTGAAGAGAATGCAGCGAGGATGCTATCATCTCGGTTTGATCCAAGCTGTACTGGGTTTTCTTCAAATGGCAAGGCTTCTGCATTGCAATCTGCAAATGGGTTGTCTTTTTGGTTATCTTCAGGTCAGGATTTTGTTGGTCGTGGGTCTAAGTCTTTATCTGGGTCAGAATCTGCATCAGTTGATGCTGCTCTGAGAGTACTGAGACCAAGGATTCAGCACAAAGAGAAGGGACACTCAAGAAAAAGGCGCCACTTTTATGAAATCGTCTTTAGGGACTTGGATCCTTATTGGGTATTGAACCGACGAATCAAGGTCTTTTGGCCTTTGGACCAGAGTTGGTATTATGGTGTTGTGAACGAGTATGACAAAGAAGGGAAGCTTCATCATGTCAAATATGATGATCGTGATGAAGAATGGATTAACCTCCAAAATGAGAGGTTCAAACTTTTGCTGCTCCCTGGTGAAGTTCCTGGTAAGGCAGGGAGGAAAAAATCAGCTATGAGAAATAAAAGTGTTGATGAGGGAAAAAGAAGCTTGAAgatcaacaaaaaaaaggaaaagagagactTTACTGCCGAGGATGATAGTTGTTTAGGCAGCTATATGGACTCAGAACCCATCATCTCATGGTTGGCTCGATCTACTCGTCGCATCAAATCATCTCCTTCATGTGCTACAAAGAAACAGAAGACGTCTGGTGCATCTTTGCAGTCTTTGTCAGCAGGTTTGTCTGATGAAGTTGTCAATCTACATGGTTGTTTGGACAAGGGTTTGTCGAGAAAAAGTAAGTTATCTAGCAAGTCTGAATTGCCAGACAGATTAACTGACAGTGGAAGGCTAGAGAGGTCTGCCACTGGCACTACCTGCCCTGAAGAGAGCAAACTGCCTATTGTTTATTTTAGGCGGCGGTTCCGCAAGACAGGCCCAGAATTGTCTCATATATCCAGGAACAATCCTGTCTGTAGAAGTGCACCTGGTTCTGTTGCTTCTTGCCGTATTGTTGATGAAATTGGGGATTTTGAAGAGCATGATGTTTCACTTGGAAGGTTGGACTCTGATTTGCCTTTGTGGTCAACTGACAATGTAGGGTCGTtagatttttctctttcattgaTAAAATCAGGGCAAATCAGGTTTGAGTTGAACTTACCAGTGCGGTTGGTCCTGAATGACTCATTTGGAGCGGAGAACTTTTGGTTATTCAGAGCTATATTTCTGCTTCAGCATGGTATGGTGATGATCATGTGGCCAAAGGTTCAATTGGAGATGCTTTTCATTGATAATGTAGTTGGATTGAGATTTCTCTTGTTTGAAGGTTGCTTCAAGCAGGCTGTAGCCTTTGTTTTCCTGGTCCTGAGAGTATTTTATCGGCCTAAGGAACAGGGGACATATGTAGATTCACAATTGCCAGTAACTTCAATTAGGTTCAAATTCTCATGTGTTCAAGATCTTAGGAAGCAGCTTGTGTTTGCATTCTACAACTTCTCTGAATTGAAGAATTCGAAGTGGGTGTACCTAGATTGTAAACTTAAGAGGCATTGTTTGCTTACCAGGCAACTACCTCTGTCAGAATGCACTTATGATAATATTCATGCATTTCAAAACGGAAGAAATCAGTTACCTATCACTTCTGCTTGTGGGCGGCCCTCCTCTGTCAAG GCATTATTGAAGAGTTCTAGGCAGGGCATAAGTGTCATGGGTCTTGCCAGAGATTGCACCTATGTGAATGTGAGTCAGCCATCATCTAATTCCAATGAGATGCACAAGAAACTTACTCCATTTGCTCTTTGTTTCGCTGCTGCACCTACTTTCTTTCTTAGTTTGCATCTGAAGCTGCTTATGGAATATAGTGTGGCTCATATCAGTTTCCGGGACCATGATTCAGTAGAGAATTTAGGGAACTCTGCGAGATTCATGGTGGATGACTGTTCTAGTGTGGAGGACTGCACTAAGGATGTTGTCGGGAATAATTTGAAGTCCTTGTCTAAGGAAATTGCTTTTGATGGCTGGCTTTCTTGTGCTAAATCAGAGGACAGAGATTTGATAAAGTCCTCCTTGAAGTACAAAGATGTTGATCTTAGTGTTGCTGGAACTTCTGCGGTTTTGCAGGATTCTGAAAAGGTTGGGACTGATGCTACCGTCCAGGTGCAGAAGTGGCAAAGCCACCATTCAGAGGCTGAACAATGTGCTTTGTTGCGAAGACCGTCAGTTGACAGAGATAAGGCTGATACCAGTTCCCATTCTTTTCTGAATGGTCTCAGTATTGAAATTCCAGCatttaataaatttgagaagCCCGAAGATGGGGGGGAGTTGCACAGTGCTCAACATTCTGAGGATGGGGAGTTACACAGTGCTCAACATTCTACGGATGTGTCTTGGAATATGAGTGGTGGCATCATCCCCAGCCCCAACCCCACTGCTCCCAGGAGTACATGGCAtcgaaataaaaataatttgtcaTCATTTGGATACCTCTCTCATGGTTGGTTAGATGGGAAGGCTGACATCTTCCAAAATGGTTTTGGCAATGGGCCCAAAAAGCCACGAACTCAGGTTTCATACTCGTTGCCACTCGGAGGTTTTGATGTTAACTCAAAGCATAGAAGTCATCACCAGAAAGCACTTTTTCAGAAACGTATTAGGAGGGCTAATGAGAAGAGATCATCAGATGTTTCTAGAGGCTCTCAAAAAAACTTGGAGTTGTTATCTTGTGATGCAAATGTGTTGATCACACTTGGTGACAAAGGGTGGAGAGAATGTGGGGCACAAGTTGTATTAGAGATTTTTGATCATAATGAGTGGAAGCTTGCTGTAAAAGTTTCAGGAATTACAAAGTATTCATACAAGGCACATCAGTTTTTGCAGCCTGGTTCAACAAACCGTTACACTCATGCCATGCTGTGGAAAGGAGGTAAAGATTGGACCTTGGAGTTTCCAGATAGGAGTCAGTGGGCTCTTTTCAAGGAGATGCATGAAGAATGTTATAATCGGAATATTCGTGCTGCTTCCATTAAAAACATTCCCATTCCTGGGGTTCGCTTGATAGAGGAAAATGATGATAGTGGAACAGAAATAGCATTTGTTCGCAGTTCTAAGTACTTGCGGCAGGTTGAAACAGATATTGAGATAGCTTTGGATCCATCGCGTGTATTATATGACATGGACAGTGATGACGAGCAGTGGATTTCGGACAATCCAAATTCCTCTGAAGTTGACAACTGCAGCTTGGGAAAGATTGCTGATGAGATGTTTGAAAGGACAATGGACATGTTTGAGAAGTCTGCATATGCTCAAGAGTGTGATCAGTTTACATCTGATGAAATAGAGGACCTCATGGATGGAGTTGGGCCCCTGGGTGTAATTAAAACCATTTACGAGTATTGGCGGCAAAAAAGGCAAAAGAGGGGTACGGCTCTAGTCCGACATCTTCAG cCACCACTTTGGGAAACGTATCAACAAGAAGTGAAGGAATGGGAGCTAGCTATGACCAAAATCAATGCCAACCTCCCAATGGGATGTCAGGAGAAGGCTGCACCAATTGAAAAGCCACCCATGTTTGCCTTCTGTATGAAACCACGGGGATTGGAAGTTCCCAACAAGGGGTCAAAACAAAGGTCGCAGAGGAAATTTGGAGTTTCTGGGCAAAGCAATGCCATTGGCGGAGATCAGGATGGTTTTCTTGCTTTTG AAGATTGA